Proteins found in one Oryza glaberrima chromosome 4, OglaRS2, whole genome shotgun sequence genomic segment:
- the LOC127770671 gene encoding beta-glucosidase 16-like isoform X1: protein MIDDGRGGGNAHCGGGGRGAGGSRAGRARAPPRRLPGGVPLRRRDVRLPGGLVDHGLLTWRIEGAYLDDNKGLNNWDVFTHTQAGRISDRRNGDVADDHYHRYTEDVEILHNLGVNSYRFSISWARILPRGRFGGVNSAGIAFYNRLIDALLQKGIQPFVTLNHFDIPQELEIRYGGWLGAGIREEFGYYSDVCFKAFGDRVRFWTTFNEPNLITKFQFMLGAYPPNRCSPPFGCCNSGDSRREPYTAAHNILLSHAAAVHNYKTNYQAKQGGSIGIVVAMKWYEPLTNSTEDVRAARRALAFEVDWFLDPIFFGEYPREMREILSSNLPKFTPEEKKLLQNKVDFIGINQYTAIYAKDCIYSPCALNTYEGNALVYTTGVRNGAKIGKPTAFSTYFVVPESIESAVMYVNGRYKDTTIYITENGYSQHSDTNMEDLINDVERVNYLQGYLKYLSSAVRKGANVGGYFMWSLIDNFEWVFGYTIKFGLYHVDFDTQERIPKMSAKWYRDFLTGSNVTDDTQVRSRRADS from the exons aTGATCGATgatggccgtggcggcggcaacgcgcattgcggtggtggtggtcgcggcGCTGGCGGCTCTCGCGCCGGGCGCGCGCGGGCTCCGCCGAGACGACTTCCCGGTGGGGTTCCTCTTCGGCGCCGCGACGTCCGCTTACCAGGTGGGTTGGTCGATCATGGGCTGCTCACATGGAGG ATTGAGGGCGCATACTTGGACGACAACAAGGGGCTCAACAATTGGGACGTCTTCACCCACACGCAGG CTGGACGAATCTCAGATAGACGCAACGGGGATGTAGCGGACGATCACTACCATCGGTACACG GAAGATGTGGAGATTCTGCATAACTTGGGTGTCAATTCCTACAGATTCTCAATTTCGTGGGCAAGAATTCTACCAA GAGGTCGGTTTGGAGGAGTTAATTCGGCAGGAATCGCCTTCTACAACCGTCTGATCGACGCGCTCCTACAGAAAG GCATACAACCATTCGTGACACTGAACCATTTCGACATTCCACAAGAGTTGGAAATCCGATATGGCGGTTGGTTGGGCGCTGGAATCCG GGAGGAGTTTGGGTATTACTCGGACGTGTGCTTCAAGGCTTTCGGTGATCGTGTCAGGTTCTGGACGACGTTCAACGAGCCGAACCTGATCACCAAGTTCCAATTCATGCTGGGCGCGTACCCTCCGAACCGGTGCTCCCCGCCGTTCGGCTGCTGCAACAGCGGCGACTCGCGCCGGGAGCCGTACACCGCGGCGCACAACATCCTgctctcccacgccgccgccgtccacaaCTACAAGACGAATTACCAG GCAAAGCAAGGCGGCTCAATCGGGATCGTGGTCGCGATGAAATGGTACGAGCCGCTGACGAATTCGACGGAGGATGTGCGGGCGGCACGGCGTGCGCTGGCCTTCGAGGTGGATTG GTTTCTGGATCCAATATTCTTTGGTGAATACCctagagaaatgagagagatcCTCTCATCAAACTTACCAAAGTTTACACCAGAAGAAAAGAAGTTGTTGCAAAACAAGGTGGATTTCATTGGGATTAATCAATACACAGCAATTTACGCAAAGGATTGCATCTATTCTCCGTGCGCACTTAACACATATGAGGGGAATGCTCTCGTCTACACCACCGGTGTAAGAAACGGTGCAAAAATCGGGAAACCT ACTGCATTTTCAACGTATTTTGTTGTCCCAGAAAGCATAGAGTCGGCTGTCATGTACGTCAATGGTAGATATAAGGACACAACAATCTACATTACAGAAAACG GCTACTCACAACATAGCGATACCAACATGGAAGATTTGATCAATGACGTTGAAAGGGTCAACTACCTGCAAGGTTACCTCAAGTATCTTTCCTCGGCGGTCAG GAAGGGAGCAAATGTAGGGGGGTACTTCATGTGGTCACTCATCGATAATTTTGAGTGGGTATTCGGTTACACCATCAAGTTTGGGCTGTACCATGTGGATTTTGACACGCAGGAGAGGATTCCCAAGATGTCTGCCAAGTGGTATAGAGATTTCCTCACGGGCTCCAATGTAACAGACGATACCCAAGTGCGGTCACGTAGAGCAGATTCTTGA
- the LOC127770671 gene encoding beta-glucosidase 16-like isoform X2 → MMAVAAATRIAVVVVAALAALAPGARGLRRDDFPVGFLFGAATSAYQIEGAYLDDNKGLNNWDVFTHTQAGRISDRRNGDVADDHYHRYTEDVEILHNLGVNSYRFSISWARILPRGRFGGVNSAGIAFYNRLIDALLQKGIQPFVTLNHFDIPQELEIRYGGWLGAGIREEFGYYSDVCFKAFGDRVRFWTTFNEPNLITKFQFMLGAYPPNRCSPPFGCCNSGDSRREPYTAAHNILLSHAAAVHNYKTNYQAKQGGSIGIVVAMKWYEPLTNSTEDVRAARRALAFEVDWFLDPIFFGEYPREMREILSSNLPKFTPEEKKLLQNKVDFIGINQYTAIYAKDCIYSPCALNTYEGNALVYTTGVRNGAKIGKPTAFSTYFVVPESIESAVMYVNGRYKDTTIYITENGYSQHSDTNMEDLINDVERVNYLQGYLKYLSSAVRKGANVGGYFMWSLIDNFEWVFGYTIKFGLYHVDFDTQERIPKMSAKWYRDFLTGSNVTDDTQVRSRRADS, encoded by the exons ATgatggccgtggcggcggcaacgcgcattgcggtggtggtggtcgcggcGCTGGCGGCTCTCGCGCCGGGCGCGCGCGGGCTCCGCCGAGACGACTTCCCGGTGGGGTTCCTCTTCGGCGCCGCGACGTCCGCTTACCAG ATTGAGGGCGCATACTTGGACGACAACAAGGGGCTCAACAATTGGGACGTCTTCACCCACACGCAGG CTGGACGAATCTCAGATAGACGCAACGGGGATGTAGCGGACGATCACTACCATCGGTACACG GAAGATGTGGAGATTCTGCATAACTTGGGTGTCAATTCCTACAGATTCTCAATTTCGTGGGCAAGAATTCTACCAA GAGGTCGGTTTGGAGGAGTTAATTCGGCAGGAATCGCCTTCTACAACCGTCTGATCGACGCGCTCCTACAGAAAG GCATACAACCATTCGTGACACTGAACCATTTCGACATTCCACAAGAGTTGGAAATCCGATATGGCGGTTGGTTGGGCGCTGGAATCCG GGAGGAGTTTGGGTATTACTCGGACGTGTGCTTCAAGGCTTTCGGTGATCGTGTCAGGTTCTGGACGACGTTCAACGAGCCGAACCTGATCACCAAGTTCCAATTCATGCTGGGCGCGTACCCTCCGAACCGGTGCTCCCCGCCGTTCGGCTGCTGCAACAGCGGCGACTCGCGCCGGGAGCCGTACACCGCGGCGCACAACATCCTgctctcccacgccgccgccgtccacaaCTACAAGACGAATTACCAG GCAAAGCAAGGCGGCTCAATCGGGATCGTGGTCGCGATGAAATGGTACGAGCCGCTGACGAATTCGACGGAGGATGTGCGGGCGGCACGGCGTGCGCTGGCCTTCGAGGTGGATTG GTTTCTGGATCCAATATTCTTTGGTGAATACCctagagaaatgagagagatcCTCTCATCAAACTTACCAAAGTTTACACCAGAAGAAAAGAAGTTGTTGCAAAACAAGGTGGATTTCATTGGGATTAATCAATACACAGCAATTTACGCAAAGGATTGCATCTATTCTCCGTGCGCACTTAACACATATGAGGGGAATGCTCTCGTCTACACCACCGGTGTAAGAAACGGTGCAAAAATCGGGAAACCT ACTGCATTTTCAACGTATTTTGTTGTCCCAGAAAGCATAGAGTCGGCTGTCATGTACGTCAATGGTAGATATAAGGACACAACAATCTACATTACAGAAAACG GCTACTCACAACATAGCGATACCAACATGGAAGATTTGATCAATGACGTTGAAAGGGTCAACTACCTGCAAGGTTACCTCAAGTATCTTTCCTCGGCGGTCAG GAAGGGAGCAAATGTAGGGGGGTACTTCATGTGGTCACTCATCGATAATTTTGAGTGGGTATTCGGTTACACCATCAAGTTTGGGCTGTACCATGTGGATTTTGACACGCAGGAGAGGATTCCCAAGATGTCTGCCAAGTGGTATAGAGATTTCCTCACGGGCTCCAATGTAACAGACGATACCCAAGTGCGGTCACGTAGAGCAGATTCTTGA